The Hymenobacter sp. GOD-10R genome includes a window with the following:
- a CDS encoding proline dehydrogenase family protein — protein sequence MPATQAPVISFDNTAIAFAGKSDGELRRMYALFAAMNSNSLVKTGSGLMNFALKWNLPVKFAIKQTIFRQFCGGETIRECLPVIEELGRYHIGTILDYSVEGEGNDKSFDATCNEILATIDMAHRSTHIPFSVFKVTGVAESSILEKVQAGTPLSKSEQASFERSKNRVNAICARAHQYGVRVFVDAEESWFQKTIDDLTYEMMARYNRESAIVWNTYQLYRHDRLDAIKAAADVAEREGYYLGGKLVRGAYMEKEGRVAAQRGYNNPINPTKSATDELYDEALRYCVEHVDRISICAGTHNEASSLLLTELMQEQNLRPSDPRIWFAQLYGMSDNLSYNLADAGYNTAKYVPYGPVEAVMPYLLRRANENTAIAGQSSREFLLIQKEMTRRKLAK from the coding sequence ATGCCCGCAACTCAGGCTCCCGTTATTTCCTTCGACAACACTGCAATTGCTTTCGCAGGCAAATCAGATGGCGAGCTACGCCGCATGTATGCGCTGTTTGCTGCCATGAACAGCAACTCGCTGGTCAAGACCGGAAGCGGCCTCATGAACTTTGCCTTGAAGTGGAATTTGCCCGTCAAGTTCGCTATCAAGCAAACCATCTTTCGGCAGTTTTGCGGGGGGGAAACTATTCGGGAGTGCTTGCCGGTGATTGAAGAGCTAGGTCGTTACCATATTGGCACCATCCTCGACTACTCAGTGGAAGGAGAAGGCAACGATAAGAGCTTCGATGCTACCTGCAATGAGATTCTGGCGACCATTGATATGGCGCACCGCTCTACGCATATTCCTTTCTCTGTATTCAAGGTAACAGGGGTTGCGGAAAGCAGCATTTTGGAGAAAGTGCAAGCGGGCACTCCGCTCTCCAAATCCGAACAAGCTAGCTTCGAACGCTCCAAGAATCGTGTAAACGCCATCTGCGCCCGAGCGCACCAGTACGGCGTGCGGGTGTTTGTAGATGCCGAGGAAAGCTGGTTTCAGAAAACCATCGATGACTTGACTTACGAGATGATGGCGCGCTACAACCGGGAGTCTGCCATTGTCTGGAATACCTATCAGTTGTACCGCCACGACCGGCTCGATGCCATCAAAGCTGCCGCTGACGTAGCAGAACGCGAAGGCTACTACCTAGGTGGTAAGCTGGTGCGCGGTGCTTATATGGAAAAAGAAGGCCGAGTAGCTGCTCAGCGTGGCTACAACAACCCCATTAACCCAACGAAGTCAGCTACTGATGAGCTTTACGACGAAGCCTTACGCTATTGCGTGGAGCACGTCGACCGTATCAGCATTTGCGCAGGCACTCATAACGAAGCTAGCTCTTTGCTACTTACTGAGTTGATGCAGGAGCAAAACCTGCGTCCCAGTGACCCACGCATCTGGTTTGCTCAACTCTATGGTATGAGTGACAACCTCAGCTATAACTTAGCCGATGCGGGTTACAACACGGCCAAGTATGTGCCTTACGGACCTGTAGAAGCCGTTATGCCTTATTTACTACGGCGAGCCAACGAGAATACAGCCATAGCAGGGCAAAGTAGTCGTGAGTTTCTCCTGATTCAGAAGGAGATGACGCGCAGAAAGCTCGCCAAATAA
- a CDS encoding YtxH domain-containing protein: MKDNNGKIILSLLVGATAGAVAGLLLAPETGEGTRASLKQSADKLGNDLGKLFKQGVSRFNELTGKDNTDVVSRDSADANNALNSLYRTGKSSITEEGRKSASVDYAAGIESVPSTYDDFDSDYDGSAGEGRHMGSGLGQTF; encoded by the coding sequence ATGAAAGATAACAATGGTAAAATCATTCTTTCGTTGCTAGTTGGCGCCACGGCTGGTGCCGTAGCTGGACTGCTGCTTGCACCCGAAACGGGCGAAGGAACCCGCGCAAGCTTAAAGCAATCTGCCGACAAGCTGGGCAACGACCTAGGTAAGCTGTTTAAACAAGGAGTATCACGCTTCAACGAGCTAACAGGTAAAGACAATACGGATGTTGTGTCGCGCGATTCCGCCGATGCCAACAATGCGTTGAACTCTTTGTACCGCACCGGCAAGTCGAGCATAACGGAAGAGGGCCGCAAGAGCGCTTCTGTTGATTACGCGGCTGGTATCGAAAGCGTGCCTAGCACCTACGACGACTTCGACTCCGATTACGACGGCAGTGCAGGCGAAGGACGGCATATGGGCTCAGGCTTAGGCCAAACGTTCTAA
- the lysS gene encoding lysine--tRNA ligase has protein sequence MHHLSEQEQIRRQKLEDLQNLGIEPYPSELFDVNFYAQEILDNYHPELNNFQEVSLAGRLMSIRVKGKASFAELQDASGRIQLYINRDEICPGEDKELYNTVFKKLMDLGDFVGITGRVFVTMVGETSIHVTGLTLLSKSLRPLPVVKERVDEATGEKITYDAFSDPEQRYRQRYVDLVVNPQVRDAFVKRTQLVQAMRNYLNDKGYLEVETPILQPLYGGAAARPFKTHHNTLDMTLYLRIANELYLKRLIVGGFDGVYEFSKDFRNEGMSRFHNPEFTQMELYVAYKDYYWMMDLVEEMVERVALALHGKTEVKVGENTINFQRPWKRFTMFESIKEYTGIDITEMDEAALRETAATLHVKLDPSMGKAKIIDEIFGEHVEPKLIQPTFITDYPVEMSPLAKKHRSKPGLVERFEAICNGKEICNAFSELNDPIDQRKRFEDQLELGKRGDTEAMVLDEDFLRALEYGMPPTAGLGIGIDRLSMIMTNSNSIQDVLFFPQMKPEKAEKNTEKTDKPVE, from the coding sequence ATGCACCATCTTAGCGAACAGGAGCAGATACGCCGCCAGAAGCTGGAGGACCTCCAAAATCTCGGCATTGAGCCTTATCCCTCCGAGCTGTTCGATGTGAATTTCTACGCCCAGGAAATTCTCGATAACTATCACCCCGAGCTAAACAACTTTCAGGAAGTGAGCCTCGCCGGCCGCCTGATGTCGATACGGGTGAAGGGCAAAGCGTCGTTTGCAGAACTGCAAGATGCCTCTGGCCGCATTCAGCTTTATATCAACCGCGACGAAATTTGTCCTGGTGAAGACAAGGAGCTGTACAACACGGTGTTTAAGAAGCTGATGGACCTAGGTGACTTCGTGGGCATCACGGGCCGCGTGTTCGTAACTATGGTGGGTGAGACGTCGATCCATGTTACCGGTCTTACATTGCTTTCGAAATCTTTGCGTCCGCTGCCAGTAGTAAAAGAGCGGGTAGATGAAGCAACGGGCGAGAAAATCACCTACGATGCTTTCTCCGATCCGGAGCAGCGCTATCGTCAGCGCTACGTAGACTTGGTGGTGAACCCACAAGTACGCGACGCCTTCGTTAAGCGGACGCAGCTGGTGCAAGCCATGCGTAATTACTTGAACGATAAAGGCTACCTAGAAGTAGAAACGCCAATCCTTCAGCCTTTGTATGGTGGTGCGGCGGCGCGGCCCTTCAAAACGCACCACAACACGCTGGACATGACGCTGTACCTGCGTATTGCCAACGAGCTGTATCTGAAGCGCCTGATCGTGGGTGGCTTTGATGGTGTGTATGAGTTCTCTAAGGACTTCCGCAACGAGGGCATGTCGCGCTTCCACAACCCCGAGTTCACCCAGATGGAGTTGTACGTAGCCTACAAAGACTACTACTGGATGATGGACTTGGTGGAGGAGATGGTCGAACGCGTGGCCCTAGCTCTGCACGGCAAAACGGAAGTGAAGGTGGGCGAAAACACCATCAACTTCCAGCGGCCATGGAAGCGCTTCACCATGTTCGAATCTATCAAAGAATACACGGGCATCGACATCACCGAGATGGACGAAGCCGCGCTACGTGAAACGGCTGCCACTTTGCACGTGAAGCTCGATCCGAGCATGGGCAAAGCCAAAATCATCGACGAAATATTCGGGGAGCATGTGGAGCCCAAGCTGATTCAGCCGACGTTCATCACGGATTACCCGGTGGAGATGTCGCCACTAGCCAAGAAGCACCGCTCAAAGCCTGGCTTGGTGGAGCGCTTCGAGGCAATCTGCAACGGTAAAGAAATCTGCAATGCCTTCTCGGAGCTGAATGACCCCATCGATCAGCGCAAGCGTTTCGAAGACCAATTGGAGCTAGGTAAGCGCGGCGACACCGAGGCTATGGTGCTCGACGAAGATTTCCTGCGAGCTTTGGAATACGGCATGCCGCCTACAGCTGGCCTAGGTATCGGCATCGACCGCCTGAGCATGATCATGACAAATTCCAACTCCATTCAGGACGTGCTTTTCTTCCCGCAGATGAAGCCGGAAAAAGCAGAGAAGAACACGGAGAAGACTGACAAGCCCGTAGAGTAA
- a CDS encoding carboxy terminal-processing peptidase has product MSSPRLKVGLYASLVLAIFVLASYKLYRRNDTSIPQKDEVLIKAMLQGLSAAHYQPERIDDNFSKRVFDLYLKRVDVNKKFLLATDVKQLSRYQADIDDQVRRGTHEFLDMTTQLMDQRTKEVQELYRDILSKPFEFTSDESYQSEPDKTTFAADKAAQREEWRKYLKFQTMIRVSEMMDEQAKRKEKNNATASTASNIVATVEPDRTPAQMEAEARKRVLKYLNEQFSDMSQTDANERLASYANTIANTYDPHTEYFAPRQKDDFDEALTGRFEGIGASLQEKDGQIKVADLIPGSASYRQGELKAGDLILRVAQGPAEPVSVEGLRLDKAVALIKGKKGTEVRLTVKKPDGTIKVIPIIRDVVIREETYAQSVLINDTGKKIGYIRLPGFYADFNDNNGGRSSADDVKKELAKLKQENAQGVVLDLRFNGGGSLQDAVEMAGLFFDSGPVVQVRSGQGQASILNDRDPSVQYGGPLVILVNKYSASASEILAAAIQDYKRGVIMGSASTYGKGTVQRIFDLDDAMPAEFNNIKPFGSLKLTTQKFYRINGGSTQFKGVVPDIVLPDVYSYLDEGEKESDYPLKWDEITSARYRVWNTPTLPVDKLKTNSQARVAASPSFKLISDMVQRRRKRKDDTMVSLKLATFRTEQAEAKAEADKYEQIEKGIQPLTIAPLAFDLKQWGPDSVKVNRNLRFTKSLKKDVTLREAVAVVKDQI; this is encoded by the coding sequence ATGTCTTCCCCACGATTGAAAGTAGGGCTGTATGCTTCGTTGGTGCTGGCCATCTTTGTGTTAGCTTCCTACAAGCTGTACCGGCGCAATGATACTAGCATACCTCAGAAAGACGAGGTACTCATCAAGGCGATGTTGCAGGGGCTAAGTGCCGCGCATTATCAACCTGAGCGCATCGACGACAATTTCTCAAAGCGTGTGTTCGACTTGTACCTCAAGCGCGTCGACGTAAACAAGAAGTTTCTGTTAGCTACTGACGTTAAGCAACTCAGCCGCTACCAAGCCGATATTGATGACCAAGTACGTCGTGGTACTCACGAATTCTTGGACATGACTACGCAGCTCATGGATCAGCGCACGAAGGAGGTTCAGGAGCTATACCGCGACATCCTCTCTAAGCCGTTTGAATTCACTTCTGATGAGTCGTATCAATCGGAGCCCGATAAGACGACATTTGCTGCCGATAAGGCGGCTCAGCGCGAAGAGTGGCGCAAGTACCTGAAGTTCCAGACCATGATTCGGGTTTCGGAAATGATGGATGAGCAGGCTAAGCGTAAAGAGAAGAACAATGCAACTGCTTCTACCGCTAGCAACATCGTAGCGACGGTAGAACCCGACCGGACGCCTGCGCAGATGGAAGCAGAAGCTCGCAAGCGTGTGTTGAAATACTTGAACGAGCAGTTTAGCGATATGTCTCAGACAGATGCTAACGAGCGCCTAGCTTCGTACGCCAACACCATTGCTAACACATACGACCCACACACCGAATATTTTGCTCCTCGGCAGAAAGATGATTTCGATGAGGCCTTAACGGGCCGCTTCGAAGGCATCGGCGCCTCTTTGCAAGAGAAAGATGGCCAGATCAAAGTGGCTGACTTAATTCCAGGTAGTGCATCTTATCGGCAAGGGGAGCTTAAAGCAGGTGACCTCATCTTGCGTGTAGCGCAAGGACCTGCTGAGCCTGTATCAGTAGAAGGCTTGCGCCTAGATAAAGCCGTAGCGCTGATAAAGGGTAAGAAAGGCACAGAAGTCCGCTTGACTGTAAAGAAGCCTGATGGTACGATCAAAGTGATTCCAATCATTCGCGACGTTGTTATTCGGGAAGAGACCTATGCGCAGTCTGTGTTGATCAATGACACGGGCAAGAAAATCGGTTATATCCGTCTGCCTGGCTTCTACGCTGACTTCAACGATAACAACGGCGGCCGCAGCAGCGCCGACGATGTGAAGAAAGAGCTAGCTAAGCTGAAGCAAGAAAACGCCCAAGGTGTAGTGCTTGACTTACGCTTTAATGGCGGTGGCTCTTTGCAAGATGCCGTTGAAATGGCTGGCTTATTTTTCGACAGTGGCCCCGTAGTACAGGTTCGCTCAGGCCAAGGCCAAGCTAGCATCCTCAACGACCGTGACCCTAGCGTACAGTATGGTGGCCCGCTCGTTATCTTGGTAAACAAGTACAGCGCTTCGGCTTCGGAGATTCTTGCTGCTGCTATCCAGGACTATAAGCGGGGCGTAATCATGGGTTCGGCTAGCACATACGGCAAAGGCACGGTACAGCGCATTTTCGACCTTGATGATGCGATGCCAGCTGAGTTCAACAACATTAAGCCATTTGGCTCGCTGAAGCTAACAACCCAGAAGTTCTACCGCATCAACGGTGGTTCGACTCAATTCAAAGGGGTAGTACCCGATATCGTCTTGCCAGACGTGTATAGCTACCTTGATGAGGGCGAGAAAGAATCTGATTATCCATTGAAGTGGGATGAGATTACTTCAGCTCGTTATCGCGTGTGGAACACGCCTACCCTACCAGTTGACAAGCTGAAGACAAATAGCCAAGCACGCGTAGCAGCTAGCCCAAGCTTCAAACTTATCAGCGACATGGTGCAGCGTCGTCGCAAGCGGAAAGATGATACTATGGTATCGTTGAAGCTAGCTACGTTCCGTACCGAGCAGGCCGAAGCGAAAGCAGAAGCTGACAAGTACGAGCAGATCGAAAAGGGCATTCAGCCGTTGACCATCGCGCCGCTTGCTTTCGACCTAAAGCAATGGGGTCCTGACTCAGTAAAGGTGAACCGCAACTTGCGCTTCACGAAATCTCTGAAGAAGGACGTAACCTTACGTGAGGCCGTAGCCGTGGTGAAAGACCAGATTTAG